In Marinibacterium anthonyi, one genomic interval encodes:
- the hnr gene encoding 6-hydroxynicotinate reductase, which yields MSDTPTIPAPAPQKIRCDACPVMCYIADGRAGACDRYANHDGQLVRLDPLTVIENRARTVGGAGGDADGDIPLVPFLDTTWDGSIVGGDRQFVTAIGAGTTYPDYKPAPFIVASEYDGVDMVTVVTEGIFSYCGAKVKIDTDRHLGSECAPVRADGQVVGHVTTSEYGSQMLSLGGVTHLTGGDKKEGRVTCATLLALCNGAAVDLAIDGGAEVTVQAGQAPVVNGLREERMRVGCGSATVGIFAAQWQGLVDEVVVVDDHITGVMSEHQAGKVIGWEPTGIKILGRRSTPGRYFQVAEPGTGWGGTDMTDPLTILGPWNPKIARPGLSLLMVSTTGEHAAYYELDEDLRPVRMEIPDRLIPSTRRIEENCEPALCSVLFMGGAGGSLRAGVTRNPIGLTRSVQNALTRVTVGGAPAYVWPGGGITLMADVTQMPSNAFGYVPTPALVAPIEFTLRRADYEALGGHMDHIVPLSEALEGTLGRQSDHVLSGRRDVARAPGAPWPARPLKGPRG from the coding sequence GTGAGCGACACACCGACCATCCCGGCGCCCGCCCCCCAGAAGATCCGCTGCGATGCCTGCCCCGTCATGTGCTACATCGCCGACGGCCGCGCCGGCGCCTGCGACCGCTATGCCAACCACGACGGCCAGCTTGTCCGGCTCGACCCGCTCACCGTCATCGAGAACCGCGCCAGGACCGTGGGCGGCGCTGGCGGAGATGCAGATGGCGACATCCCCCTCGTGCCCTTCCTCGACACCACGTGGGACGGCTCCATCGTCGGCGGAGACCGCCAGTTCGTTACCGCCATCGGCGCCGGCACCACCTATCCCGACTACAAGCCCGCGCCCTTCATCGTCGCCTCGGAATACGACGGCGTCGACATGGTCACCGTGGTGACCGAAGGCATCTTTTCCTACTGCGGCGCCAAGGTGAAGATCGACACCGACCGCCACCTTGGATCGGAATGCGCGCCGGTGCGCGCCGACGGGCAGGTCGTGGGCCATGTCACCACGTCGGAATACGGCAGCCAGATGCTGTCGCTGGGCGGCGTCACCCACCTGACCGGCGGCGACAAGAAGGAAGGCCGGGTCACCTGCGCCACGCTTCTGGCGCTGTGCAACGGCGCAGCGGTCGACCTGGCCATCGACGGCGGCGCCGAGGTCACCGTGCAGGCGGGCCAGGCGCCCGTCGTCAACGGGCTGCGCGAGGAACGCATGCGCGTGGGCTGCGGATCGGCCACCGTCGGCATCTTCGCCGCGCAATGGCAGGGGCTGGTCGATGAAGTCGTCGTCGTCGACGACCACATCACCGGCGTCATGAGCGAACACCAGGCCGGCAAGGTCATCGGCTGGGAGCCCACCGGCATCAAGATCCTCGGCCGCCGGTCCACCCCGGGCCGCTACTTCCAGGTGGCCGAACCCGGCACCGGCTGGGGCGGCACCGACATGACCGACCCGCTGACCATCCTGGGGCCGTGGAACCCCAAGATCGCGCGCCCCGGATTGTCGCTGCTCATGGTCTCGACCACCGGCGAACACGCCGCGTATTACGAGCTGGACGAAGACCTTCGCCCCGTCCGGATGGAGATCCCCGACCGCCTGATCCCCTCTACCCGCCGGATCGAGGAGAACTGCGAACCGGCGCTGTGTTCCGTCCTGTTCATGGGCGGCGCGGGGGGCAGCCTGCGCGCCGGGGTCACCCGCAATCCCATCGGGCTGACCCGGTCGGTGCAGAACGCCCTGACCCGCGTCACCGTCGGCGGCGCGCCGGCCTATGTCTGGCCCGGCGGCGGCATCACCCTGATGGCCGATGTCACGCAGATGCCGTCCAATGCCTTCGGCTATGTCCCCACCCCGGCACTGGTCGCCCCGATCGAGTTCACCCTGCGCCGCGCCGATTACGAAGCGCTTGGCGGCCACATGGACCATATCGTGCCGCTGTCCGAGGCGCTGGAGGGCACCCTTGGACGGCAAAGCGATCACGTGCTCTCGGGCCGCCGCGACGTGGCGCGCGCGCCCGGCGCCCCCTGGCCCGCCCGGCCCCTGAAGGGCCCGCGCGGATGA
- a CDS encoding hypothetical protein (putative conserved protein), which yields MTRPVDRALAGMSADGRRLRLTHGPIDVILTAEGPDAARRAAFARARAAFGPLLGDLVTELPRLRSATGPDLQGPVARRMATAVAPFAPAFVTPMAAVAGSVADHLRDAALSPGQDDDHGLTSLIVNNGGDIALWQATGQLTAAVCDDPISGRAGTRIAIPAGSGIGGLATSGWRGRSFSLGIADAVTVLADCAATADAAATLIANAVDLPDHPAILRTPARDIAPDSDLGARPVTIDVAPLSVPDRQGAIDSGARLAQDYLDRGLIRAAYLSLEDTRAIIASQTAPQIASKDALHA from the coding sequence ATGACCCGGCCCGTCGATCGCGCCCTCGCCGGGATGTCCGCAGATGGTCGCCGGCTGCGCCTGACCCACGGGCCCATCGACGTGATCCTCACCGCCGAGGGGCCCGATGCCGCCCGCCGGGCCGCCTTTGCCCGCGCCCGGGCCGCCTTTGGTCCGCTGTTGGGCGACCTTGTCACCGAACTGCCCCGGTTGCGCAGCGCCACCGGGCCCGACCTGCAAGGCCCCGTCGCCCGCCGCATGGCCACCGCCGTCGCCCCCTTTGCGCCCGCTTTCGTCACCCCGATGGCCGCCGTCGCCGGATCCGTCGCCGATCACCTGCGCGACGCCGCCCTGTCCCCGGGCCAAGACGATGACCACGGGCTGACCAGCCTCATCGTCAACAACGGCGGCGACATCGCGCTGTGGCAGGCCACCGGCCAGCTGACCGCCGCCGTCTGCGACGACCCGATATCGGGCCGCGCGGGCACCCGCATCGCCATTCCCGCCGGGTCGGGCATCGGCGGGCTTGCCACCTCGGGCTGGCGCGGGCGGTCGTTCTCTCTGGGCATCGCGGACGCCGTCACCGTGCTGGCGGATTGCGCCGCCACCGCCGACGCCGCCGCCACGCTGATCGCCAATGCCGTCGACCTGCCGGACCATCCCGCCATCCTGCGCACCCCGGCCCGCGACATCGCCCCCGACAGCGACCTGGGCGCCCGCCCCGTCACCATCGACGTCGCCCCCCTGTCCGTGCCCGACCGCCAGGGCGCCATCGACAGCGGCGCCCGCCTGGCCCAGGATTACCTGGACCGCGGCCTGATCCGCGCCGCCTATCTCTCGCTTGAAGACACCCGCGCCATCATCGCCTCCCAGACCGCCCCCCAAATCGCCTCCAAGGACGCCCTCCATGCCTGA
- the nicR_3 gene encoding Nicotinate degradation protein R produces MTDDIDPAPPEPTATTGFDTRGYVLDAQVGFLLRKAYQRNSLIFADLIPGSLTTTQFSVMFRLAEQGPMSQNMLGRSVAMDGATTKGVVDRLVARDILRTDPDPDDRRRYIVSLTPDGETLLAQAIHRAHEVTRTTLSPLKPNERKTLLRLLGKIT; encoded by the coding sequence GTGACCGACGACATCGACCCAGCGCCCCCGGAACCCACAGCCACCACCGGGTTCGACACCCGGGGCTATGTCCTCGACGCCCAGGTCGGCTTTCTCCTGCGCAAGGCCTACCAGCGCAACTCCCTGATCTTCGCCGACCTCATCCCCGGCAGCCTTACCACCACCCAGTTCTCCGTCATGTTCCGTCTCGCCGAACAGGGGCCCATGTCCCAGAACATGCTGGGCCGTTCCGTCGCCATGGACGGCGCCACCACAAAGGGCGTCGTCGACCGCCTCGTCGCCCGCGACATCCTGCGCACAGACCCCGACCCCGATGACCGCCGCCGCTACATCGTCTCCCTCACTCCAGACGGAGAAACCCTCCTCGCACAGGCCATCCACCGCGCGCACGAGGTCACAAGAACAACACTCTCGCCCCTGAAGCCGAACGAACGAAAAACCCTTCTCAGGCTGCTGGGAAAAATTACCTGA
- a CDS encoding trimethyllysine dioxygenase, translated as MLDTQFPKVVQAADAVDLGDFIETNGNRISDWLSTHGALLFRGFPVDGPETFENACARFSPGLQRYVGGGALRKNVSGRVYTSTEIAADQVIPLHCESSYFQVPPERIWFYCDTPAATGGQTPVGDMARVLERLPDDLVQRFDSRGVRYFYNMHAGKGFGRGWPDAFGTQDRAEVEAWLDEKGFSHEWRPDGHLYAEMNAPGLRVHAGTGVTVWGNQAASWHVRGLGAGPARAIRGVYKQERLFPKHALFGDGTSIPDADIETILATLAEEEVAFDWQAGDVLLCDNHRIAHGRRPFTGARRVLVTLA; from the coding sequence ATGTTGGACACTCAATTTCCCAAGGTCGTGCAGGCTGCAGACGCGGTCGACCTGGGCGACTTCATCGAAACCAACGGCAACCGGATATCGGACTGGTTGAGCACACATGGCGCGTTGCTGTTCCGTGGATTTCCTGTCGACGGTCCCGAAACCTTCGAAAATGCCTGTGCCCGGTTCAGCCCGGGGTTGCAGCGCTATGTCGGCGGCGGCGCCCTGCGCAAGAATGTCAGCGGCCGTGTCTATACCTCGACCGAGATCGCGGCCGACCAGGTCATCCCGCTGCATTGCGAATCCTCCTATTTCCAGGTCCCGCCCGAACGGATCTGGTTTTATTGCGACACCCCGGCCGCGACCGGGGGCCAGACGCCCGTCGGCGACATGGCCCGGGTGCTTGAACGCCTGCCCGACGACCTGGTGCAACGGTTCGACAGCCGCGGGGTGCGGTACTTCTACAACATGCACGCCGGCAAAGGGTTTGGCCGCGGTTGGCCGGACGCCTTCGGGACCCAGGATCGGGCCGAAGTCGAAGCCTGGCTGGACGAGAAGGGGTTTTCCCATGAATGGCGCCCCGACGGACACCTTTATGCCGAGATGAACGCGCCCGGACTGCGGGTGCACGCGGGCACCGGCGTGACGGTCTGGGGGAACCAGGCGGCATCCTGGCATGTCCGGGGGCTGGGCGCCGGGCCGGCGCGGGCGATCCGGGGCGTCTACAAGCAGGAACGGCTGTTCCCCAAGCACGCGCTGTTCGGCGACGGAACCAGCATTCCGGACGCGGACATCGAAACCATCCTCGCCACGCTGGCCGAAGAAGAGGTCGCATTCGACTGGCAGGCGGGCGACGTGCTGTTGTGCGACAATCACCGCATCGCCCATGGCCGCCGCCCGTTCACCGGCGCGCGCCGTGTCCTGGTGACCCTCGCATGA